In a genomic window of Chaetodon trifascialis isolate fChaTrf1 chromosome 8, fChaTrf1.hap1, whole genome shotgun sequence:
- the srpk1a gene encoding SRSF protein kinase 1a isoform X1 has translation MERRVLALQARKKRGKAKKTSKKQPANPRTRQQPQPEVSPQEPEEPEEILGSDDEEQEDPNDYCKGGYHHVKVGDLYNGKYHVIRKLGWGHFSTVWLAWDIQVKRFVAMKVVKSAEHYTETAVDEIKLLTSVRNSDPNDPNREMVVQLLDDFKISGVNGTHVCMVFEVLGHHLLKWIIKSNYQGLPLPCVKSIVRQVLQGLDYLHTKCEIIHTDIKPENILMSVEEPYVRKLAAEATEWQRAGAPPPSGSAISTAPAPKQTVKMSKNKKKKLKKKQKRQAELLEKCILDLEEMEKTTETREEEDDEDEDPQSPKGRACAPLRQVSLRELGNEETEESSVNADLMRVGPEGLSEVNCNGHVEVDQRQSPWRDEDQHNGNAENTEKCASREEQQHRESPVHPICNGVGSGDLKGLDTETEGAHSGGVTERHLPAGREEGELEQSILREEEEDKAHCQYRTEESLRNDKLTAGSLLVNPLEPLNADQIKVKIADLGNACWVHKHFTEDIQTRQYRSLEVLIGSGYSTPADIWSTACMAFELATGDYLFEPHSGEDYSRDEDHIALIIELLGSIPRKLIMAGKYSKDFFTKKGDLKHITKLKPWGLLEVLIDKYEWPREEAECFADFLIPMLELIPEKRATAAECLRHPWLAL, from the exons ATGGAGCGGAGAG TTCTGGCACTCCAGgcgaggaagaagagggggaaAGCGAAGAAGACCAGCAAAAA GCAGCCAGCCAATCCCAGAACTCGACAGCAACCCCAGCCTGAAGTATCACCTCAGGAACCCGAGGAACCTGAGGAGATTCTTGGCTCTGatgatgaggagcaggaggacccTAATGACTACTGCAAAG GTGGCTACCACCATGTGAAAGTAGGAGACCTTTACAACGGCAAATACCATGTAATCCGGAAACTGGGCTGGGGACACTTCTCCACCGTGTGGCTCGCCTGGGACATCCA GGTGAAGAGGTTTGTTGCAATGAAGGTGGTGAAGAGTGCGGAGCACTACACAGAGACGGCGGTGGATGAGATCAAACTCCTCACATCT GTAAGAAACTCAGACCCCAACGATCCCAACCGGGAGATGGTGGTTCAGCTGCTAGATGACTTCAAGATCTCTGGTGTTAATGGGACTC ATGTCTGCATGGTGTTTGAGGTGTTGGGCCATCACTTATTAAAGTGGATTATAAAGTCCAATTACCAAGGGCTACCCCTGCCGTGTGTCAAGAGCATCGTAAGACAG GTACTCCAAGGCCTGGACTACCTGCACACAAAGTGTGAGATCATCCACACAGACATCAAGCCAGAGAACATTCTGATGAGTGTTGAGGAGCCTTATGTCCGGAAGCTCGCAGCTGAAGCTACAGAGTGGCAGAGGGCTGGGGCGCCTCCCCCGTCAGGTTCAGCAA TCAGCACAGCACCTGCTCCAAAACAG ACggtaaaaatgtccaaaaacaagaagaagaagttaaaaaagaagcagaagcgTCAGGCGGAGCTGCTGGAAAAGTGCATCCTGGACCTGGAGGAGATGGAaaagaccacagagacacgagaggaggaagacgatgaAGACGAGGACCCTCAGTCCCCGAAGGGACGTGCCTGTGCTCCTCTGAGACAGGTGTCTCTGCGGGAGCTTGGTAATGAGGAAACAGAGG AGAGCAGTGTGAATGCAGATCTCATGAGGGTGGGACCAGAGGGGCTGTCTGAGGTGAACTGTAATGGCCATGTGGAGGTGGACCAGAGGCAGTCCCCATGGAGGGACGAAGACCAACACAACGGCAACgcagagaacacagagaaatgTGCCAGTcgggaggagcagcagcaccgGGAGTCCCCTGTTCACCCCATCTGTAACGGCGTGGGCTCAGGAGATCTCAAGGGGCTAGATACTGAGACTGAAGGTGCTCACAGCGGTGGAGTCACTGAGAGACACCTTCCTGCTGGGCgggaggagggagagctggAGCAAAGCATTTTgcgggaggaggaagaggacaaggCTCACTGTCAATATAGAACTGAGGAAAGCCTGAGAAATG ACAAGCTAACGGCAGGATCCCTGCTAGTTAACCCCCTTGAGCCACTCAATGCAGACCAGATCAAGGTCAAGATTGCAGACTTGGGAAACGCCTGCTGGGTG CACAAGCACTTTACAGAAGACATCCAGACACGACAGTACCGGTCCTTAGAGGTGCTCATCGGTTCTGGATACAGCACACCGGCCGATATTTGGAGCACAGCCTGCATG GCCTTTGAGCTTGCCACAGGGGACTACTTGTTTGAACCACATTCTGGGGAAGATTATTCCAGGGATGAAG ACCATATAGCGCTGATCATTGAGCTGCTGGGGAGTATCCCACGCAAACTCATAATGGCGGGCAAATATTCCAAGGATTTTTTCACCAAGAAAG gTGATCTGAAACACATCACCAAGCTGAAGCCGTGGGGCCTGTTGGAGGTGCTGATAGACAAGTACGAGTGGCCCCGCGAAGAAGCCGAATGTTTCGCAGACTTCCTGATTCCCATGCTGGAGTTGATCCCAGAGAAAAGAGCCACGGCCGCAGAGTGTTTGCGCCACCCCTGGCTCGCCCTCTAG
- the srpk1a gene encoding SRSF protein kinase 1a isoform X2 → MERRVLALQARKKRGKAKKTSKKQPANPRTRQQPQPEVSPQEPEEPEEILGSDDEEQEDPNDYCKGGYHHVKVGDLYNGKYHVIRKLGWGHFSTVWLAWDIQVKRFVAMKVVKSAEHYTETAVDEIKLLTSVRNSDPNDPNREMVVQLLDDFKISGVNGTHVCMVFEVLGHHLLKWIIKSNYQGLPLPCVKSIVRQVLQGLDYLHTKCEIIHTDIKPENILMSVEEPYVRKLAAEATEWQRAGAPPPSGSAISTAPAPKQTVKMSKNKKKKLKKKQKRQAELLEKCILDLEEMEKTTETREEEDDEDEDPQSPKGRACAPLRQVSLRELGNEETEESSVNADLMRVGPEGLSEVNCNGHVEVDQRQSPWRDEDQHNGNAENTEKCASREEQQHRESPVHPICNGVGSGDLKGLDTETEGAHSGGVTERHLPAGREEGELEQSILREEEEDKAHCQYRTEESLRNDKLTAGSLLVNPLEPLNADQIKVKIADLGNACWVHKHFTEDIQTRQYRSLEVLIGSGYSTPADIWSTACMAFELATGDYLFEPHSGEDYSRDEDHLALMIELLGKIPRHYALSGKYSQEYFTKRGDLKHITKLKPWGLLEVLIDKYEWPREEAECFADFLIPMLELIPEKRATAAECLRHPWLAL, encoded by the exons ATGGAGCGGAGAG TTCTGGCACTCCAGgcgaggaagaagagggggaaAGCGAAGAAGACCAGCAAAAA GCAGCCAGCCAATCCCAGAACTCGACAGCAACCCCAGCCTGAAGTATCACCTCAGGAACCCGAGGAACCTGAGGAGATTCTTGGCTCTGatgatgaggagcaggaggacccTAATGACTACTGCAAAG GTGGCTACCACCATGTGAAAGTAGGAGACCTTTACAACGGCAAATACCATGTAATCCGGAAACTGGGCTGGGGACACTTCTCCACCGTGTGGCTCGCCTGGGACATCCA GGTGAAGAGGTTTGTTGCAATGAAGGTGGTGAAGAGTGCGGAGCACTACACAGAGACGGCGGTGGATGAGATCAAACTCCTCACATCT GTAAGAAACTCAGACCCCAACGATCCCAACCGGGAGATGGTGGTTCAGCTGCTAGATGACTTCAAGATCTCTGGTGTTAATGGGACTC ATGTCTGCATGGTGTTTGAGGTGTTGGGCCATCACTTATTAAAGTGGATTATAAAGTCCAATTACCAAGGGCTACCCCTGCCGTGTGTCAAGAGCATCGTAAGACAG GTACTCCAAGGCCTGGACTACCTGCACACAAAGTGTGAGATCATCCACACAGACATCAAGCCAGAGAACATTCTGATGAGTGTTGAGGAGCCTTATGTCCGGAAGCTCGCAGCTGAAGCTACAGAGTGGCAGAGGGCTGGGGCGCCTCCCCCGTCAGGTTCAGCAA TCAGCACAGCACCTGCTCCAAAACAG ACggtaaaaatgtccaaaaacaagaagaagaagttaaaaaagaagcagaagcgTCAGGCGGAGCTGCTGGAAAAGTGCATCCTGGACCTGGAGGAGATGGAaaagaccacagagacacgagaggaggaagacgatgaAGACGAGGACCCTCAGTCCCCGAAGGGACGTGCCTGTGCTCCTCTGAGACAGGTGTCTCTGCGGGAGCTTGGTAATGAGGAAACAGAGG AGAGCAGTGTGAATGCAGATCTCATGAGGGTGGGACCAGAGGGGCTGTCTGAGGTGAACTGTAATGGCCATGTGGAGGTGGACCAGAGGCAGTCCCCATGGAGGGACGAAGACCAACACAACGGCAACgcagagaacacagagaaatgTGCCAGTcgggaggagcagcagcaccgGGAGTCCCCTGTTCACCCCATCTGTAACGGCGTGGGCTCAGGAGATCTCAAGGGGCTAGATACTGAGACTGAAGGTGCTCACAGCGGTGGAGTCACTGAGAGACACCTTCCTGCTGGGCgggaggagggagagctggAGCAAAGCATTTTgcgggaggaggaagaggacaaggCTCACTGTCAATATAGAACTGAGGAAAGCCTGAGAAATG ACAAGCTAACGGCAGGATCCCTGCTAGTTAACCCCCTTGAGCCACTCAATGCAGACCAGATCAAGGTCAAGATTGCAGACTTGGGAAACGCCTGCTGGGTG CACAAGCACTTTACAGAAGACATCCAGACACGACAGTACCGGTCCTTAGAGGTGCTCATCGGTTCTGGATACAGCACACCGGCCGATATTTGGAGCACAGCCTGCATG GCCTTTGAGCTTGCCACAGGGGACTACTTGTTTGAACCACATTCTGGGGAAGATTATTCCAGGGATGAAG ACCATCTTGCTCTCATGATTGAGTTGCTTGGTAAAATCCCTCGTCACTATGCTCTGAGTGGGAAATACTCACAGGAATACTTCACCAAGAGAG gTGATCTGAAACACATCACCAAGCTGAAGCCGTGGGGCCTGTTGGAGGTGCTGATAGACAAGTACGAGTGGCCCCGCGAAGAAGCCGAATGTTTCGCAGACTTCCTGATTCCCATGCTGGAGTTGATCCCAGAGAAAAGAGCCACGGCCGCAGAGTGTTTGCGCCACCCCTGGCTCGCCCTCTAG